The following proteins are co-located in the Microbacterium sp. SORGH_AS_0888 genome:
- the hpf gene encoding ribosome hibernation-promoting factor, HPF/YfiA family: protein METSIVGVGVGVTDRFRTVVEEKSARIENIAPRAERLDVKVTYRAYHNGHQDDSTVELTLTGKGLPVVRAEAVDGDKFVALDLAVDKLCEQIRRAKQKRIDARNHPRKAHFEKGTGELAGLDVQPASIDVLEAVATGEVPVVSGGAEEAEYSPVVIRTKSFDAEWMSVEEAVDRMELVGHDFFLFIDARTDQPSVVYRRKGWDYGVIALTTQAQPAALVS, encoded by the coding sequence ATGGAGACCAGCATCGTCGGCGTGGGAGTCGGGGTCACCGACCGATTCCGCACCGTGGTCGAGGAGAAGTCCGCCCGCATCGAGAACATCGCGCCACGCGCGGAACGTCTCGATGTCAAGGTCACTTACCGCGCCTATCACAACGGACATCAGGACGATTCGACGGTCGAGCTCACGCTCACCGGCAAGGGCTTGCCGGTCGTGCGAGCGGAGGCGGTCGACGGCGACAAGTTCGTCGCGCTCGACCTCGCCGTCGACAAGCTGTGCGAGCAGATCCGGCGCGCGAAGCAGAAGCGCATCGACGCCCGCAACCACCCGCGCAAGGCGCACTTCGAGAAGGGCACGGGCGAGCTGGCGGGACTGGACGTGCAGCCGGCCTCGATAGACGTGCTCGAGGCGGTCGCGACCGGCGAGGTGCCGGTCGTCTCGGGCGGCGCGGAGGAGGCGGAGTACTCGCCGGTCGTGATCCGGACCAAGAGCTTCGACGCCGAATGGATGAGCGTCGAGGAGGCCGTGGACCGCATGGAGCTGGTCGGGCACGACTTCTTCCTGTTCATCGACGCCCGCACGGATCAGCCGAGTGTCGTCTACCGCCGCAAGGGGTGGGACTACGGCGTGATCGCCCTGACGACGCAGGCGCAGCCCGCCGCGCTCGTCTCCTGA
- a CDS encoding DUF4129 domain-containing protein codes for MSDGVPLVPDPDEARRWVEQELSDPAYARAQPTPLDRAARAVVDAIAQLFQGDGGQAWGPVLAVVAVLVLVAVVVVALIVWGRPRRLARSAQQPAGLFGDARELTAEQLREESERAASAGEWDVAIAARLRALARALDERGLVETAPGATVHAFARNAAGVFPAYADRLDAAAAAFDDVRYLRRPGTAAAFRDLRELDATLARSAAVAEAR; via the coding sequence GTGAGCGATGGCGTCCCCCTCGTCCCGGATCCGGATGAGGCGCGCCGGTGGGTCGAGCAGGAGCTGTCCGACCCCGCGTACGCGCGGGCGCAGCCGACCCCGCTCGATCGTGCCGCCCGCGCGGTGGTGGACGCGATCGCGCAGCTGTTCCAGGGCGACGGCGGGCAGGCGTGGGGGCCGGTCCTCGCCGTCGTCGCGGTGCTCGTGCTGGTGGCGGTGGTCGTCGTCGCGCTGATCGTCTGGGGCAGACCGCGGCGGCTGGCACGATCCGCGCAGCAGCCGGCCGGTCTGTTCGGCGATGCGCGCGAGCTGACCGCGGAACAGTTGCGCGAGGAGTCGGAGCGCGCGGCGAGCGCGGGCGAGTGGGATGTCGCGATCGCCGCGCGGCTGCGGGCGCTCGCGCGCGCGCTCGACGAGCGGGGGCTGGTCGAGACGGCGCCCGGCGCGACCGTGCACGCGTTCGCGCGGAACGCGGCGGGCGTCTTCCCCGCGTACGCGGACCGCCTGGACGCCGCCGCGGCCGCCTTCGACGACGTCCGGTATCTGCGGCGTCCCGGCACCGCGGCCGCGTTCCGCGACCTGCGAGAGCTCGATGCGACGCTCGCGCGGTCCGCGGCGGTCGCGGAGGCCCGATGA
- a CDS encoding MoxR family ATPase, protein MTENELRETMHRVRTEIGHAVIGQDGAVTGLLVALLARGHVLLEGVPGVAKTLLVRAFSRALGLDTRRVQFTPDLMPGDVTGSLVYDARAGAFEFREGPVFTQILLADEINRTPPKTQSALLEAMAERQVSADGVTRALPTPFLVAATQNPVEHEGTYDLPEAQLDRFLLKLTVAVPEREPEIQVLRRHADGFDPLDLSAVATVADAASIRAAQEAAASVDVADDVLAYIVDLARATRQAPSVELGASPRAATALLATAKAWAWLSGYPAITPDHVQTMIVPTWRHRLQVRPEAAIEGVTADAVLGAVVQQTRVPL, encoded by the coding sequence ATGACCGAGAACGAGCTCCGCGAGACCATGCACCGCGTGCGCACCGAGATCGGGCACGCGGTCATCGGGCAGGACGGCGCCGTCACGGGCCTGCTGGTCGCCCTGCTCGCCCGCGGCCACGTGCTGCTGGAGGGCGTCCCCGGTGTCGCCAAGACGCTGCTGGTGCGTGCCTTCAGCCGCGCGCTCGGCCTCGACACCCGGCGCGTGCAGTTCACCCCCGACCTCATGCCGGGAGACGTCACCGGCTCGCTCGTGTACGACGCGCGGGCCGGTGCGTTCGAGTTCCGCGAGGGTCCGGTGTTCACCCAGATCCTGCTCGCCGACGAGATCAACCGGACGCCGCCCAAGACCCAGTCGGCCCTGCTGGAGGCGATGGCCGAACGACAGGTGTCGGCGGACGGCGTCACACGCGCGCTTCCCACGCCGTTCCTCGTGGCGGCCACCCAGAACCCGGTGGAGCACGAGGGCACGTACGATCTGCCCGAGGCACAGCTGGACCGGTTCCTGCTCAAGCTCACGGTCGCGGTGCCCGAACGCGAGCCCGAGATCCAGGTCCTGCGCCGGCACGCGGACGGCTTCGACCCGCTGGATCTGTCCGCGGTCGCCACGGTCGCCGACGCGGCGTCGATCCGGGCCGCGCAGGAGGCGGCGGCATCCGTCGACGTCGCGGACGACGTCCTCGCCTACATCGTCGATCTCGCCCGTGCGACGCGACAGGCGCCGTCCGTCGAGCTCGGCGCGAGCCCGCGGGCGGCGACCGCGCTCCTGGCGACGGCGAAGGCCTGGGCCTGGCTGAGCGGCTACCCCGCGATCACCCCCGACCATGTGCAGACGATGATCGTGCCCACGTGGCGTCATCGCCTGCAGGTGAGGCCGGAGGCCGCGATCGAGGGGGTCACCGCCGACGCGGTCCTCGGCGCCGTCGTGCAGCAGACCCGCGTCCCGCTCTGA
- the katG gene encoding catalase/peroxidase HPI produces MSERDDLVPEIGDEPTATDQAVTDIDTPADERADGEDRPRSNEDAGGCPVIHGEPAGRPAESATQPHPTVGSANRVWWPNQLNLKILAKNPAVRNPLGEEFDYKAAFSSLDLAAVKKDIERTLTESQDWWPADFGHYGPLMIRMAWHSAGTYRVTDGRGGGGAGQQRFAPLNSWPDNVSLDKARRLLWPVKKKYGQNISWADLMILAGNVALESMGFSTFGYGGGRPDVWEPDDDVYWGPETTWLGDERYSGDRELQKPLAAVQMGLIYVNPEGPNGEPDPLASARDIRETFGRMGMDDEETVALIAGGHTFGKTHGAAPDTNVEANPEAAGLEMQGLGWKNNFGTGKGDDTITSGLEVTWTYHPTRWDNEFFHILYAYEWELMRSPGGGHQWRPINGAGADMVPLAHSDGRREPRMLTSDLALRTDPAYDAISRRFKDDPVAFGDAFARAWFKLTHRDMGPISRYLGPEVPTEELIWQDPVPAVDHPLIDDAAATRLKDAILASGLTVSELVRFTWAAASSFRGSDKRGGINGARIRLAPQKDWQVNDPQLVAKVVAVLERVKAEFDAAQTDGTKVSLADLIVLGGNAAVEKAAKDAGVDVVVDFHPGRTDASQEQTDVHSFGFLEPAADGFRNYYGPNAFLPQEHHLIDKANLLTLTAPEMTVLVGGLRALGANWDGSDYGVFTDRVGVLTNDVFVNLLDLGTTWKPLDPGSQAFAGTKDDSGEPVGVGTRVDLLFGSNSELRALAEVYASDDAAEKFVRDFAAAWGKVTELDRFDLR; encoded by the coding sequence ATGAGCGAGAGAGATGACCTCGTGCCCGAGATCGGCGACGAGCCCACCGCGACCGACCAGGCCGTCACGGACATCGACACGCCCGCCGACGAGCGCGCCGACGGCGAGGACCGCCCGCGCTCGAACGAGGATGCGGGCGGTTGCCCGGTCATCCACGGCGAGCCCGCCGGCCGGCCGGCCGAGAGCGCCACACAGCCCCACCCGACCGTGGGCAGCGCCAACCGCGTGTGGTGGCCCAACCAGCTGAACCTCAAGATCCTCGCGAAGAACCCCGCCGTGCGGAACCCGCTCGGCGAGGAGTTCGACTACAAGGCCGCGTTCTCCTCCCTCGACCTCGCGGCCGTCAAGAAGGACATCGAGCGCACCCTCACCGAGTCGCAGGACTGGTGGCCCGCCGACTTCGGTCACTACGGCCCGCTCATGATCCGCATGGCGTGGCACAGCGCCGGCACCTACCGCGTGACCGACGGCCGTGGCGGCGGCGGCGCCGGCCAGCAGCGCTTCGCGCCGCTGAACAGCTGGCCCGACAACGTGTCCCTGGACAAGGCCCGGCGCCTGCTCTGGCCGGTGAAGAAGAAGTACGGTCAGAACATCTCCTGGGCCGACCTCATGATCCTCGCGGGCAACGTCGCGCTGGAGTCGATGGGCTTCTCGACCTTCGGGTACGGCGGCGGTCGCCCCGACGTCTGGGAGCCGGACGACGACGTGTACTGGGGCCCCGAGACCACGTGGCTCGGCGACGAGCGCTACTCCGGCGACCGTGAGCTGCAGAAGCCGCTCGCGGCCGTCCAGATGGGCCTCATCTACGTCAACCCGGAGGGCCCGAACGGCGAGCCCGACCCGCTCGCCTCGGCGCGCGACATCCGCGAGACCTTCGGCCGGATGGGGATGGACGACGAGGAGACCGTCGCGCTGATCGCCGGCGGACACACGTTCGGCAAGACGCACGGCGCCGCGCCCGACACGAACGTCGAGGCGAACCCGGAGGCCGCGGGCCTGGAGATGCAGGGCCTCGGCTGGAAGAACAACTTCGGCACCGGCAAGGGCGACGACACCATCACCTCGGGTCTGGAGGTCACCTGGACCTACCACCCGACCCGCTGGGACAACGAGTTCTTCCACATCCTCTACGCCTATGAGTGGGAGCTCATGCGCAGCCCCGGCGGCGGTCACCAGTGGCGGCCGATCAACGGCGCGGGCGCCGACATGGTGCCGCTCGCGCACTCCGACGGACGTCGTGAGCCCCGTATGCTCACGAGCGATCTCGCGCTGCGCACGGACCCCGCCTACGACGCGATCTCGCGCCGTTTCAAGGACGACCCGGTCGCCTTCGGCGACGCGTTCGCGCGTGCGTGGTTCAAGCTCACGCACCGTGACATGGGCCCCATCTCGCGCTACCTCGGTCCCGAGGTCCCCACCGAGGAGCTCATCTGGCAGGACCCGGTCCCCGCCGTCGACCACCCGCTGATCGACGACGCGGCGGCGACCCGCCTGAAGGACGCGATCCTCGCGTCCGGCCTCACGGTGTCCGAGCTCGTGCGGTTCACCTGGGCGGCGGCCTCGTCGTTCCGTGGCAGCGACAAGCGCGGCGGCATCAACGGTGCCCGCATCCGCCTGGCTCCGCAGAAGGACTGGCAGGTCAACGACCCGCAGCTCGTCGCGAAGGTCGTCGCGGTCCTCGAGCGGGTCAAGGCCGAGTTCGACGCCGCGCAGACGGACGGCACGAAGGTCTCGCTGGCCGACCTCATCGTCCTCGGCGGCAACGCCGCGGTCGAGAAGGCGGCGAAGGATGCGGGCGTCGACGTCGTGGTGGACTTCCACCCCGGCCGCACCGACGCCTCGCAGGAGCAGACCGACGTCCACTCGTTCGGATTCCTGGAGCCGGCCGCGGACGGGTTCCGTAACTACTACGGCCCGAACGCGTTCCTGCCGCAGGAGCACCACCTCATCGACAAGGCGAACCTGCTGACCCTCACCGCGCCCGAGATGACGGTGCTGGTCGGCGGCCTGCGTGCGCTCGGGGCCAACTGGGACGGCTCCGACTACGGCGTGTTCACCGACCGCGTCGGGGTGCTCACGAACGACGTGTTCGTGAACCTGCTCGACCTCGGCACGACGTGGAAGCCGCTCGACCCGGGCTCGCAGGCGTTCGCGGGCACGAAGGACGACTCGGGTGAGCCCGTTGGCGTCGGGACGCGCGTCGACCTGCTCTTCGGCTCGAACTCCGAGCTGCGCGCGCTCGCGGAGGTCTACGCCTCGGATGATGCAGCGGAGAAGTTCGTCCGCGACTTCGCCGCCGCGTGGGGCAAGGTCACGGAGCTCGATCGGTTCGACCTGCGCTGA
- the mtrA gene encoding MtrAB system response regulator MtrA, translated as MTSRILVVDDDTALAEMIGIVLAAEGFDAVFCSDGDAALDAYRTERPDLILLDLMLPGMDGIEICTRIRAESGIPIIMLTARTDTSDVVRGLESGADDYIVKPFNPKELVARIRTRLRPAAAAVGESLRIGDITVDVPAHEVRRGDTPIALTPLEFELLVALASKPQQVFSREMLLEQVWGYHYKADTRLVNVHVQRLRAKVELDPDNPKIVTTVRGVGYRAGAVV; from the coding sequence ATGACCTCTCGCATCCTCGTGGTCGACGACGACACCGCGCTCGCCGAGATGATCGGCATCGTCCTCGCGGCAGAGGGCTTCGACGCGGTGTTCTGCTCCGACGGCGACGCGGCGCTCGACGCCTACCGCACCGAGCGTCCGGACCTCATCCTCCTCGACCTCATGCTGCCCGGGATGGACGGCATCGAGATCTGCACGCGCATCCGCGCCGAGTCCGGCATCCCGATCATCATGCTGACCGCGCGCACCGACACCTCCGACGTCGTGCGCGGTCTCGAGTCCGGCGCGGACGACTACATCGTCAAGCCCTTCAACCCGAAGGAGCTCGTCGCCCGGATCCGCACCCGGCTGCGCCCGGCGGCCGCCGCCGTCGGAGAGTCGCTGCGCATCGGCGACATCACGGTCGACGTGCCCGCCCACGAGGTGCGCCGGGGCGACACGCCGATCGCCCTCACGCCGCTCGAGTTCGAGCTGCTCGTGGCGCTCGCCTCCAAGCCGCAGCAGGTCTTCTCACGCGAGATGCTGCTGGAGCAGGTCTGGGGCTACCACTACAAGGCCGACACGCGGCTCGTGAACGTGCACGTGCAGCGGCTGCGCGCCAAGGTCGAGCTCGACCCCGACAACCCCAAGATCGTGACGACCGTGCGGGGCGTGGGGTACCGCGCCGGCGCCGTGGTCTGA
- a CDS encoding LpqB family beta-propeller domain-containing protein has protein sequence MYFDATWTHLVPDLRWFPTLNAPSRVANALVNGAPSEWLAASVSTAFPENVKLTPSVPVTGTGVAEVELSEQALTLDDATLDRMQTQLQASLQSAGVTSVQMLVDGTALDASVLPLTPPAVDRRALVLTAQGFGFLVSGELTAIPGLSDVVQKLAPTAIETSPDRSAAAVQLADGTIARAQADGASAVVDTRAGLVKPTIDPSGTIWTVPQGSPTEVRAIPASGDAVAIRGAWSGAARIAAMQISRDGARMAAILTFGGRSVVAVAGVVRDARGVPTALGEPEVLATLPDGGIDVAWADEVTLGVLTGAAEPAYVDVPVGGPAESIAAPAGAHTLAGSSSTAGVRVLSSDGILYLRRSSTWVQSATGVSVLAVQQGAPASG, from the coding sequence ATGTACTTCGACGCCACCTGGACGCACCTCGTGCCCGACCTGCGGTGGTTCCCGACCCTCAACGCGCCCAGTCGCGTCGCGAACGCGCTCGTGAACGGCGCGCCGTCCGAGTGGCTGGCGGCGTCCGTGTCCACCGCGTTCCCCGAGAACGTCAAGCTCACGCCCTCCGTCCCGGTGACGGGGACCGGCGTCGCGGAGGTCGAGCTGAGCGAGCAGGCCCTCACCCTCGACGACGCGACGCTGGACCGTATGCAGACCCAGCTGCAGGCGAGCCTCCAGTCGGCGGGCGTGACGAGCGTGCAGATGCTCGTGGACGGAACGGCGCTGGACGCGAGCGTCCTGCCGCTGACCCCGCCCGCTGTGGACCGGCGCGCTCTCGTGCTCACCGCCCAGGGGTTCGGCTTCCTCGTCTCGGGCGAGCTCACCGCCATCCCGGGGCTCTCGGACGTCGTCCAGAAGCTCGCACCGACCGCGATCGAGACCTCCCCGGACCGCTCCGCGGCCGCCGTGCAGCTCGCGGACGGCACGATCGCCCGTGCGCAGGCCGACGGCGCGTCGGCGGTCGTCGACACGCGCGCCGGACTGGTCAAGCCCACGATCGATCCGAGCGGGACGATCTGGACGGTGCCACAGGGCTCTCCCACCGAGGTGCGCGCGATACCGGCGTCCGGGGATGCGGTCGCCATCCGCGGCGCCTGGTCCGGCGCCGCGCGGATCGCCGCGATGCAGATCTCCCGCGATGGGGCGCGGATGGCCGCCATCCTGACCTTCGGCGGCCGGTCGGTGGTCGCGGTGGCGGGTGTCGTGCGCGATGCCCGCGGTGTTCCGACGGCACTGGGGGAGCCCGAGGTCCTCGCGACGCTCCCCGACGGCGGCATCGATGTCGCGTGGGCCGACGAGGTGACCCTCGGCGTTCTCACCGGGGCCGCCGAGCCGGCCTACGTCGACGTTCCCGTCGGCGGACCGGCTGAGTCGATCGCGGCACCGGCGGGCGCGCACACGCTGGCGGGCTCCAGCTCGACCGCGGGGGTGCGGGTGCTCTCGTCCGACGGCATCCTGTATCTGCGGCGCTCCTCGACGTGGGTGCAGTCGGCGACCGGGGTGTCGGTGCTCGCGGTGCAGCAGGGCGCGCCCGCCTCGGGCTGA
- a CDS encoding DUF4350 domain-containing protein produces the protein MTVAVRPGRTRRALGWLVVVVLLVGAGLAAAALSNLGQWSPRGDLDPESAGPDGTRALARTLAGHGVAVRVARSIADADASSGTLAVGDTSVLSDDQVARLAESGRDVVFLAPTARDIRVVFSGTSAGYGSGTPRQPDCGLPAAERAGAVAVGGLFTAGDATWSCYPEGAGFGLLAVAHDGGAVVAVDATALFTNERITRDGNAALALGLLGGTGHVTWYVPSAADADGTPATIGTLTPRWVTPAILLLIAAAAVAAVWRGRRFGPLVAERLPVTVRGGETTRGRARLYATSRDAAHAGSLLRDGARHRLSGALGLPADAAPEAVADAVADRLRASPPGTAPDPRLTLAGPLPRTDADLVRLADALVRLEAATIPDTTRKRTR, from the coding sequence ATGACGGTCGCCGTGCGCCCCGGGCGCACGCGCCGCGCGCTCGGGTGGCTCGTCGTCGTGGTGCTGCTCGTCGGCGCGGGCCTTGCGGCCGCCGCGCTCTCGAACCTCGGGCAGTGGTCCCCCCGCGGGGACCTGGACCCGGAGTCCGCCGGCCCCGACGGCACGCGCGCGCTCGCCCGCACGCTGGCCGGCCACGGTGTCGCCGTCAGGGTGGCGCGCTCGATCGCCGACGCCGACGCGTCGTCGGGCACCCTCGCGGTGGGCGACACGAGCGTGCTCTCCGACGACCAGGTGGCGCGGCTGGCGGAGAGCGGCCGCGACGTCGTCTTCCTCGCGCCGACCGCGCGCGACATCCGGGTGGTCTTCTCCGGCACCTCCGCCGGCTACGGCTCCGGCACGCCGCGGCAGCCGGACTGCGGCCTCCCCGCCGCCGAGCGGGCCGGTGCCGTGGCCGTCGGCGGCTTGTTCACGGCCGGGGATGCGACCTGGAGCTGCTATCCGGAGGGTGCGGGGTTCGGCCTGCTCGCCGTCGCGCACGACGGCGGCGCCGTCGTCGCCGTCGACGCCACCGCGCTGTTCACGAACGAGCGGATCACCCGCGACGGCAACGCCGCACTCGCCCTCGGGCTGCTCGGCGGCACGGGGCACGTCACCTGGTACGTCCCCTCGGCCGCCGACGCCGACGGCACGCCGGCCACGATCGGCACGCTGACCCCCCGCTGGGTCACGCCCGCCATCCTCCTGCTGATCGCCGCGGCGGCGGTCGCCGCCGTGTGGCGGGGACGGAGGTTCGGTCCCCTCGTCGCCGAGCGGCTGCCCGTCACGGTGCGAGGCGGTGAGACCACGCGCGGCCGCGCCCGGCTGTATGCGACCTCGCGCGACGCCGCGCATGCCGGCTCGCTGCTGCGCGATGGCGCTCGGCACCGGCTCTCGGGCGCGCTCGGCCTCCCGGCCGACGCGGCGCCGGAGGCCGTCGCGGATGCGGTGGCCGACCGCCTGCGCGCCTCCCCGCCGGGAACCGCCCCCGACCCCCGCCTCACGCTCGCGGGCCCGCTCCCGCGGACCGACGCCGACCTCGTGCGCCTCGCCGACGCCCTCGTGCGCCTCGAGGCCGCCACCATCCCCGACACGACACGGAAGAGGACGCGATGA
- a CDS encoding DUF58 domain-containing protein, with the protein MYVTGRLVLLTALGVVPVLLLSAAGVSPWAAAGGWALLCAAAALADVAGAADPRRLRIERRLPGRARRDEPAETELRVRNDGGRTLVGLLRDAWQPTAGAPADRQPLAVPAGEARTVRVPLRPRRRGEVRSEFVVIRSIGCLGLAGRQAVIAAPGAIRVLPPFTARRHLPSRLARLRELDGSTSVQVRGAGTEFDSLREYVRGDDVRSIDWRATARSGTTMLRTWRPERDRHVVIVVDTGRTAATRVGDGVRLDAGMEAALLLGALAAAAGDHVHLLMFDRAVRARVTGADGSALLPAMVEAMAPVNARLIDTDWDAALAQARRITRRPALLVLLTAQDSPDAARGFLSALAGVASRTRVLVATATDADPRPVGVRPSAADAYLAASLERGRQDAAAVRRAIGRAGAVAVTADAETLPPRVADHYLYLKARGRL; encoded by the coding sequence GTGTACGTCACCGGTCGGCTCGTCCTGCTCACCGCCCTCGGGGTGGTGCCCGTCCTGCTGCTGTCCGCGGCCGGGGTCTCCCCCTGGGCCGCGGCGGGCGGGTGGGCGCTGCTGTGCGCCGCGGCGGCGCTGGCGGATGTCGCAGGCGCGGCCGACCCTCGACGGCTCCGGATCGAGCGGCGACTGCCGGGCCGGGCGCGACGTGACGAGCCGGCCGAGACCGAGCTGCGGGTGCGCAACGACGGCGGCAGGACGCTCGTGGGTCTGCTCCGCGACGCCTGGCAGCCGACGGCGGGCGCTCCCGCCGACCGGCAGCCGCTCGCGGTGCCCGCGGGGGAAGCACGCACGGTCCGGGTGCCGCTTCGACCGCGTCGCCGCGGGGAGGTGCGCAGCGAGTTCGTGGTGATCCGCAGCATCGGCTGCCTCGGCCTCGCCGGCCGCCAGGCGGTCATCGCCGCGCCCGGCGCGATCCGCGTGCTCCCGCCCTTCACGGCCCGCCGCCACCTGCCCTCACGGCTCGCCCGCCTGCGCGAGCTCGACGGGTCCACGAGCGTGCAGGTGCGCGGCGCCGGCACCGAGTTCGACAGCCTGCGGGAGTACGTGCGCGGCGACGACGTCCGCTCGATCGACTGGCGGGCGACGGCGAGATCGGGCACGACGATGCTGCGCACGTGGCGGCCCGAGCGCGACCGGCACGTCGTCATCGTCGTCGACACGGGGCGCACCGCGGCGACCCGTGTCGGCGACGGCGTGCGTCTGGACGCCGGGATGGAGGCGGCGCTGCTGCTCGGGGCGCTGGCCGCCGCGGCCGGCGATCACGTGCACCTGCTCATGTTCGACCGGGCGGTGCGGGCCCGTGTCACCGGGGCCGACGGGTCGGCGCTGCTGCCCGCGATGGTGGAGGCGATGGCGCCGGTGAACGCCCGGCTCATCGACACCGACTGGGATGCCGCCCTCGCCCAGGCACGGCGCATCACGCGGCGTCCGGCCCTGCTCGTCCTGCTCACCGCCCAGGACTCCCCCGATGCCGCGCGCGGGTTCCTCTCGGCGCTCGCGGGCGTCGCCTCGCGGACCCGCGTGCTCGTCGCGACGGCGACCGACGCCGACCCGCGGCCGGTCGGCGTCCGGCCCTCCGCGGCCGACGCCTATCTCGCGGCATCCCTCGAGCGCGGTCGCCAGGACGCCGCGGCCGTGCGCCGCGCGATCGGGCGTGCCGGCGCCGTCGCGGTGACCGCGGACGCCGAGACCCTGCCGCCCCGGGTGGCCGACCACTACCTCTATCTCAAGGCGCGCGGCCGCCTCTAG
- the aqpZ gene encoding aquaporin Z: MSTHDPDPEKPAQPTPLDHAPAPSGPGTGAKLAAELLGTFLLVFGGVGSALLAANFGVSDNGTSLGIGFVGVSLAFGLTVVAGAYAWGPISGGHFNPAITLGLAAAGRFAWKDAAGYIVAQVVGGVVATTVLFVIGLAGPDGWLAKAQSGGFASNGFGEQSPGGFGLGAAIIVEVVLTAVFLFVILGVTHTTRGTPAMAGLVIGLTLTLIHLISIPVDNTSVNPARSIAAAIYGGVPALSQLWVFIVFPIVGGLIAGLVHRALFDRKTA; this comes from the coding sequence ATGAGCACACACGACCCCGATCCCGAGAAGCCGGCCCAGCCGACACCCCTCGATCACGCCCCCGCTCCGAGCGGGCCGGGCACCGGCGCGAAACTCGCCGCCGAGCTCCTCGGCACCTTCCTGCTGGTCTTCGGCGGCGTCGGCTCGGCGCTGCTGGCCGCGAACTTCGGCGTCAGCGACAACGGCACCTCGCTCGGCATCGGCTTCGTGGGCGTGTCCCTCGCGTTCGGCCTGACGGTCGTCGCGGGAGCCTACGCGTGGGGGCCGATCTCGGGCGGGCACTTCAACCCGGCGATCACGCTGGGGCTCGCCGCCGCAGGCCGCTTCGCGTGGAAGGATGCCGCCGGCTACATCGTCGCGCAGGTCGTCGGCGGCGTCGTGGCGACGACGGTGCTGTTCGTCATCGGGCTCGCGGGGCCCGATGGCTGGCTGGCGAAGGCGCAGAGCGGCGGCTTCGCGAGCAACGGCTTCGGCGAGCAGTCCCCCGGTGGCTTCGGCCTGGGGGCGGCGATCATCGTCGAGGTCGTCCTCACGGCGGTGTTCCTGTTCGTCATCCTCGGCGTCACGCACACGACCCGCGGGACCCCGGCGATGGCGGGGCTCGTGATCGGCCTGACCCTGACCCTCATCCACCTGATCTCCATCCCCGTCGACAACACCTCGGTGAACCCGGCCCGCTCGATCGCCGCCGCGATCTACGGCGGGGTCCCCGCGCTGTCGCAGCTGTGGGTCTTCATCGTGTTCCCCATCGTCGGCGGGCTCATCGCAGGGCTCGTGCACCGCGCCCTGTTCGACCGCAAGACGGCCTGA
- a CDS encoding ComF family protein, with protein sequence MGSRDAAAFLGEVLAEVLAVVLPVACGGCGRGDTALCAACVQAIAPEVRMRRVGDLDVHSGLRFDGATARALRALKQDGRTDLARPLARALSAAAAAVPGPVLYVPVPASRRAMRRRGVRVVELLMRRAGLPVAGLLRAARRTADQRALGREERSRNVAGSLVARGIARGERVVVVDDVVTTGATLAEAARALRDAGAVVVAAITVASTPQRFHGDSLRDM encoded by the coding sequence ATGGGTTCCCGTGACGCGGCGGCGTTTCTCGGCGAGGTGCTCGCGGAGGTGCTCGCCGTCGTGCTGCCGGTCGCGTGCGGCGGCTGCGGCCGAGGCGACACGGCGCTGTGCGCCGCGTGCGTCCAGGCGATCGCGCCCGAGGTCCGGATGCGGCGCGTCGGCGACCTGGACGTGCACAGCGGGCTGCGGTTCGACGGGGCGACGGCACGAGCGCTGCGCGCGCTCAAACAGGACGGGCGCACCGACCTCGCCCGCCCCTTGGCCCGGGCGCTGTCAGCGGCGGCCGCCGCCGTCCCGGGACCCGTCCTCTACGTCCCCGTCCCCGCGTCGCGACGAGCCATGCGCCGCCGCGGCGTCCGGGTCGTGGAGCTGCTGATGCGGCGGGCCGGCCTGCCCGTCGCCGGGCTGCTGCGTGCCGCGCGGCGCACCGCCGACCAGCGCGCACTGGGGCGCGAGGAGCGGTCGCGGAACGTGGCGGGAAGCCTCGTGGCGCGGGGGATCGCGCGCGGCGAACGGGTCGTGGTCGTCGACGACGTCGTCACCACCGGCGCCACGCTGGCCGAGGCGGCGCGGGCGTTGCGTGACGCGGGGGCGGTCGTGGTCGCCGCGATCACGGTCGCGAGCACCCCTCAGCGATTCCATGGCGATTCCCTTCGTGACATGTGA